Proteins from one Sarcophilus harrisii chromosome 2, mSarHar1.11, whole genome shotgun sequence genomic window:
- the SLC52A3 gene encoding solute carrier family 52, riboflavin transporter, member 3 has translation MALLIHLLVCIFGSGSWVAINGLWVELPLLVEKLPEGWYLPSYLTIIIQLANVGPLLITLLHRFRPGCLPEIPIIYVVLAVGTTACLLFAFLWEKTSVVAGAPHSTAFLVLTFFLALVDCTSSVTFLPFMARLPARYLTSYFVGEGLSGLLPALVALAQGSGLNTCAQVTNSSITTEPPNSTKASFILESLNITVKPDLTTSTPQPETCYLQANFSPFVFFLLLTVMMASCLAAFFGLTRLPKQWELSTEDLLVSQVTLRSFQLQETGSSNRDSCPSVVLPEEKQVTIRPQAQLAFIYFLVVFVNALTNGILPSVQTYSCMPYSSMAYHLSAALSAMANPLSCLLAMCLSSRSLSWLGMITVVGTGFGAFNMATAVLSPCPPLKGSPWGEALIVISWVLFTGTLSYVKVMTGVLLRDLSHSALVWCGAAEQLGSAFGAILMFPLVNVLHFFKSADGSGLQCPS, from the exons ATGGCTCTGCTCATCCACCTATTAGTATGCATCTTTGGCTCTGGTTCCTGGGTGGCCATCAACGGACTCTGGGTAGAGTTGCCTCTGCTGGTAGAAAAACTACCTGAGGGTTGGTACCTTCCCTCTTACCTCACGATCATCATCCAGTTAGCCAATGTGGGACCCCTCCTCATCACCCTGCTCCACCGGTTCCGGCCTGGCTGCCTCCCTGAGATCCCCATCATCTATGTAGTACTAGCCGTGGGCACCACCGCCTGCCTCCTTTTCGCTTTCCTGTGGGAGAAGACGTCAGTGGTGGCCGGTGCTCCCCATAGCACGGCCTTCCTGGTCCTTACTTTCTTCCTGGCTCTGGTGGACTGCACCTCCTCTGTCACTTTTCTGCCCTTCATGGCCCGCCTGCCAGCCCGATATCTCACCTCCTACTTTGTTGGGGAAGGCCTGAGTGGTCTCCTCCCTGCTCTGGTGGCTCTGGCCCAAGGCTCAGGGCTCAACACCTGTGCCCAAGTCACCAATAGCTCTAtaaccactgagccacctaacagCACTAAAGCATCCTTCATCCTTGAGTCACTGAACATCACTGTGAAACCTGACCTCACCACCAGCACCCCTCAGCCAGAGACCTGTTACTTGCAAGCCAACTTCTCCccctttgtcttctttctcctgcTGACAGTCATGATGGCCAGCTGCCTGGCTGCCTTCTTTGGACTGACTCGTCTCCCTAAGCAGTGGGAACTCTCTACTGAGGACCTCCTGGTCAGTCAGGTGACTCTCAGATCTTTCCAGCTCCAGGAAACTGGCAGCAGCAACAGAGACAGCTGCCCATCTGTAGTCCTGCCTGAGGAGAAGCAGGTCACCATCCGGCCACAGGCCCAATTAGCCTTCATCTACTTTTTGGTGGTCTTTGTGAATGCTCTCACCAACGGAATCCTCCCCTCTGTCCAGACTTACTCTTGCATGCCCTACAGTTCTATGGCCTATCACCTGTCTGCAGCACTTAGTGCCATGGCCAACCCCCTCTCCTGCCTCCTGGCTATGTGCCTATCTAGTAG GTCTCTCTCGTGGCTGGGGATGATCACCGTGGTGGGAACCGGGTTTGGAGCCTTCAACATGGCCACGGCTGTCCTGAGTCCCTGCCCGCCGCTGAAGGGCTCCCCGTGGGGAGAAGCCCTCATT GTTATCTCTTGGGTGCTTTTCACTGGGACCCTGAGCTACGTGAAGGTGATGACTGGGGTGCTGCTGCGCGACCTGAGCCACAGCGCCCTCGTGTGGTGTGGCGCAGCGGAACAGCTGGGGTCTGCTTTTGGGGCGATACTCATGTTTCCCCTCGTCAACGTGCTGCACTTTTTTAAGTCCGCCGACGGAAGCGGCCTGCAGTGTCCCAGCTGA